Proteins encoded in a region of the Psychromicrobium lacuslunae genome:
- a CDS encoding alpha/beta fold hydrolase, producing the protein MQTATNPTDGVSLVWQDQGNPDGDPLLLVHGSALSKAVWRGMGYVKALGERYRLISMDLRGHGRSEKPHQQSAYTMDRVLLDVQAVLDAAGITAAHYFGYSFGARIGFSLGAAVPDRMLSFISAAGTYRIAAGSIAELFFADYDAALAKHGMQGFLDGWQERIGHQVDPVTRMAFLANDAEALRAYFAQTEEAEGISETQLRQFQIPTLLLAGSLDARRLADSRRAAEVMPDAELLELPDRDHGDTLFPPAPVLAAVEPFLARHSHPD; encoded by the coding sequence GTGCAAACGGCGACTAACCCCACCGACGGGGTCAGCCTGGTTTGGCAGGATCAGGGCAATCCGGACGGTGACCCATTGCTGCTGGTCCATGGCAGTGCGCTCTCTAAAGCAGTTTGGCGAGGCATGGGCTACGTCAAGGCGCTTGGTGAGCGGTACCGGCTGATCAGTATGGATCTGCGCGGTCACGGGCGCAGCGAGAAGCCGCATCAGCAAAGCGCCTACACGATGGACCGGGTACTACTTGATGTGCAGGCTGTGCTGGATGCTGCTGGAATAACCGCGGCACACTACTTTGGCTATTCCTTCGGAGCCCGGATCGGGTTCAGCTTAGGGGCAGCGGTACCGGATCGAATGCTTTCATTTATCTCAGCGGCGGGAACCTACCGAATTGCCGCTGGATCGATTGCTGAGCTGTTCTTCGCTGACTACGATGCAGCGCTGGCCAAACACGGCATGCAGGGCTTCCTGGACGGCTGGCAGGAACGAATTGGTCATCAGGTTGATCCGGTGACTCGAATGGCGTTCTTAGCCAATGACGCGGAGGCGCTGCGTGCCTATTTTGCGCAGACCGAGGAGGCGGAAGGAATTTCCGAAACGCAGTTGCGGCAGTTTCAGATTCCGACCTTGCTGCTGGCGGGGTCGCTAGACGCTCGACGGCTCGCGGATTCCCGCCGGGCCGCCGAAGTGATGCCCGATGCGGAACTGCTTGAGCTGCCCGATCGCGATCACGGCGACACCTTGTTTCCTCCGGCTCCGGTGCTGGCCGCGGTCGAACCCTTTCTGGCCCGGCACAGCCACCCAGACTGA
- the dapA gene encoding 4-hydroxy-tetrahydrodipicolinate synthase, with translation MAIQTRYPFGTLLTAMVTPFDADGAVDYQRAAELASKLVDDGCDGLVVTGTTGETSTLTDEENLGMFQAVKDAVGDRAAIIVGTGTNDTRHSISLSQRAAKLGVDGLLIVTPYYNKPSQSGVQAHFEAIASSTELPVMVYDIPGRSSVPITAETLIRLADHPNIIALKDAKADFAATTRVVANTDLHLYSGDDGLILPWLALGAVGLVGVTTHVATAKFRQLVDAGLAGDFATARALHLELDPVVRAVMTRVQGAVAAKQILKWQGVLPNSVVRLPLVEPSSAELATINADLDEVGFDLGIAVRQ, from the coding sequence ATGGCTATTCAGACACGCTACCCTTTCGGCACCCTGCTGACCGCCATGGTCACCCCTTTTGACGCCGATGGTGCGGTGGACTATCAGCGGGCCGCCGAATTGGCGAGCAAGCTAGTTGACGATGGCTGTGACGGGCTGGTGGTAACCGGCACAACGGGTGAAACCTCAACGCTGACCGATGAAGAAAATCTCGGCATGTTCCAGGCCGTCAAAGACGCGGTGGGCGACCGTGCGGCGATCATCGTCGGCACCGGGACCAATGACACCCGGCACTCGATCTCGCTTTCGCAGCGCGCGGCAAAGCTCGGCGTAGATGGCCTGCTGATCGTCACGCCCTACTACAACAAACCGAGCCAGTCAGGGGTGCAAGCGCACTTCGAGGCTATCGCCTCTTCCACCGAGCTGCCGGTAATGGTCTATGACATCCCCGGTCGCAGTAGCGTGCCGATCACTGCTGAAACTCTGATCCGGCTGGCTGATCATCCGAATATCATTGCGCTCAAAGACGCCAAGGCCGACTTCGCCGCCACCACCCGAGTGGTAGCGAATACCGATTTGCATCTTTATTCGGGCGATGACGGACTGATTCTGCCCTGGTTGGCCCTCGGTGCCGTTGGCTTGGTAGGGGTCACCACTCACGTCGCTACGGCTAAGTTCCGTCAGCTCGTTGACGCGGGGCTGGCCGGCGATTTCGCTACCGCTCGGGCCTTGCACCTGGAGCTGGACCCGGTGGTGCGTGCCGTGATGACCCGAGTGCAGGGCGCAGTAGCCGCAAAACAGATTTTGAAGTGGCAGGGAGTCCTGCCGAACTCAGTGGTCAGATTGCCACTGGTAGAACCAAGCAGCGCGGAGCTCGCCACGATTAACGCCGACCTCGACGAGGTTGGCTTCGATCTGGGGATCGCCGTGCGTCAATAA
- a CDS encoding ribonuclease J encodes MTQVAQPGLRTPPKLSPGTLRVVPLGGLGEIGRNMAVFEIDGKLLIVDCGVLFPEETQPGVDLILPDFSYIEDRLDDVVAVVLTHGHEDHIGAVPYLLRLRQDIPLIGSQLTLALIEAKLQEHRIKPYTMAVKEGQVEQLGPFECEFVAVNHSIPDALAVFIRTAGGNVLHTGDFKMDQLPLDGRITDLRAFSRLGEEGVDLFMVDSTNADVPGFTTAEREIGPILDRLFGQAEKRIIVASFSSHVHRVQQVLNAAALHGRKVAFVGRSMVRNMGIAAQLGYLDVPPNILVDLKNVDNLPDSQVVLMSTGSQGEPMAALSRMANGDHRVQVGQGDTVILASSLIPGNENAVFRVINGLLKLGAEVIHKGNAKVHVSGHAAAGELLYCYNILKPKNVMPVHGETRHLIANGRIAQSSGVPAENVLLTDGGTVVDLVNHQAKIVGQVECGFVYVDGSSIGEVTETDLKDRRVLGDEGFISIVTVVNRTTGKIVSGPEIHARGVAEDDSVFDEIIPKINAALEEAVTASKDHTNYQLQQVVRRVIGTWVNRRLRRRPMIVPVVLEA; translated from the coding sequence ATGACCCAAGTAGCCCAACCTGGCCTGCGCACCCCGCCCAAACTCTCACCGGGAACATTGCGGGTTGTCCCACTCGGTGGTTTGGGGGAAATCGGCCGAAATATGGCCGTATTCGAAATTGACGGCAAACTGCTGATCGTGGACTGCGGGGTGCTTTTCCCCGAGGAGACCCAACCCGGCGTCGACCTGATCTTGCCTGACTTCTCCTATATCGAAGATCGCCTGGACGATGTGGTGGCAGTGGTGCTCACCCACGGGCACGAAGATCACATTGGTGCGGTGCCTTATTTGCTCCGGCTACGGCAGGACATTCCGCTGATCGGTTCTCAGCTGACCCTGGCGCTGATCGAGGCGAAGCTTCAGGAACATCGGATCAAGCCCTACACCATGGCGGTCAAGGAAGGCCAAGTCGAGCAACTTGGGCCCTTCGAATGCGAGTTCGTTGCTGTTAACCACTCGATCCCGGACGCTCTTGCGGTGTTCATCCGCACTGCCGGCGGGAACGTGTTGCATACCGGTGACTTCAAAATGGATCAGCTTCCGCTAGATGGGCGGATCACCGATTTGCGGGCCTTTTCCCGATTGGGTGAAGAAGGCGTTGATTTGTTCATGGTGGATTCCACGAACGCCGATGTGCCCGGCTTCACCACCGCGGAGCGAGAGATCGGTCCGATTCTGGATCGTTTGTTTGGCCAGGCTGAGAAACGCATTATCGTCGCCTCATTCTCCTCGCATGTGCACCGGGTTCAGCAGGTGTTGAACGCCGCAGCCTTGCACGGTCGCAAGGTCGCCTTCGTGGGTCGCTCCATGGTGCGGAATATGGGTATTGCCGCGCAATTGGGCTATCTTGACGTGCCGCCTAATATTCTGGTCGATCTCAAGAATGTGGATAATCTGCCGGATAGCCAGGTGGTGCTGATGAGCACCGGCTCGCAAGGTGAACCGATGGCAGCACTATCCCGGATGGCCAACGGTGATCACCGGGTTCAGGTCGGTCAGGGCGACACCGTGATCCTGGCCTCATCACTCATTCCCGGTAATGAGAACGCGGTATTCCGGGTTATTAATGGTCTGCTCAAGCTCGGTGCCGAGGTGATCCACAAGGGCAACGCCAAGGTGCATGTCTCCGGCCACGCCGCCGCTGGAGAGCTGCTCTATTGCTACAACATCTTGAAGCCGAAGAATGTGATGCCGGTGCACGGCGAGACCAGGCATCTGATTGCCAATGGTCGGATTGCACAGAGCAGCGGAGTGCCCGCTGAAAACGTACTGCTGACCGACGGCGGCACCGTGGTCGATCTGGTGAACCACCAGGCCAAGATCGTTGGTCAGGTGGAGTGCGGCTTTGTCTATGTGGACGGCAGCAGCATTGGTGAAGTGACCGAAACGGATCTCAAGGACCGCCGAGTGCTCGGTGATGAGGGCTTCATCTCCATCGTGACGGTGGTGAACCGTACCACCGGCAAGATTGTCTCCGGCCCTGAGATTCATGCCCGCGGGGTAGCCGAGGATGACTCGGTGTTCGACGAAATCATTCCGAAAATCAACGCCGCCCTTGAAGAGGCGGTGACGGCCAGCAAGGATCACACCAACTACCAGTTGCAACAGGTGGTTCGCCGGGTGATCGGCACCTGGGTGAACCGTCGGTTGCGGCGGCGGCCGATGATCGTCCCGGTGGTCTTGGAGGCCTAA
- a CDS encoding epoxide hydrolase family protein — translation MEKFTLSVPIAEIEDLRARLAQTRLPRVTAMSGWQAGVDLEYLAELVTYWREGYDWRATERRLNNLPQYTVELQGGLLHFVQLRSANPDAQAVILLHGWPYSYLELLPLAQELKDFHVVVPSLPGYGFSEPPRAAEWSDSVVGAMLLELMTQHLGYSRFLTYGEDVGTGPSEWLAAEHPETVSGLFTTHAPLPSTARLTDLSAEEQQFRSELAARWEGEKGYSEEQSTKPTTLAIGLNDSPAGLLAWIVEKFHGWRGTAVDLQDDWSRDEILDCVSLYWFSQSIGTSFLPYFDQHRSAEIPLITVPVGALIQYGERGFPKSYAARTCTDIRFWRALSNGGHFAAKQRPAEVAAGLREFVGTLG, via the coding sequence ATGGAGAAATTCACGCTGAGCGTACCCATTGCCGAAATCGAGGATTTACGAGCCCGGCTCGCTCAGACGAGGCTGCCACGGGTCACTGCTATGTCCGGCTGGCAAGCCGGTGTCGATCTCGAGTATCTGGCTGAACTCGTTACCTACTGGCGGGAAGGCTACGATTGGCGCGCCACCGAACGTCGGCTCAACAACCTTCCGCAATACACCGTCGAATTGCAGGGTGGTCTGCTGCATTTCGTGCAGCTACGCTCGGCTAACCCGGACGCCCAGGCCGTTATCTTGCTACACGGTTGGCCATATTCTTACCTGGAATTGCTCCCACTGGCGCAGGAATTGAAAGACTTTCACGTTGTGGTGCCTTCTTTGCCGGGGTACGGATTTTCCGAACCTCCACGGGCCGCGGAATGGTCTGACTCCGTTGTTGGTGCCATGTTATTAGAACTGATGACACAGCATCTCGGTTATTCTCGATTCCTGACCTACGGAGAAGACGTTGGTACCGGCCCCAGTGAATGGTTGGCGGCTGAACACCCCGAGACAGTGAGTGGTCTTTTCACCACCCACGCGCCGCTGCCGAGTACGGCTAGATTGACTGACCTATCAGCGGAGGAACAACAGTTCAGATCTGAATTGGCTGCCCGTTGGGAGGGCGAGAAGGGCTATAGCGAGGAACAGAGCACAAAGCCCACGACCCTTGCCATTGGCTTGAACGACTCCCCAGCCGGTCTGCTTGCTTGGATCGTCGAAAAGTTTCATGGTTGGCGAGGGACTGCAGTTGACCTTCAGGATGACTGGAGTAGGGACGAGATTCTGGATTGCGTCAGCCTCTATTGGTTTAGCCAGAGCATCGGCACCTCCTTCCTGCCGTATTTCGACCAACACCGTAGTGCGGAAATCCCGCTGATTACGGTGCCGGTAGGTGCGCTCATTCAATACGGTGAGCGTGGTTTTCCGAAGAGCTATGCGGCGCGGACTTGCACTGATATTAGATTTTGGCGAGCGCTTTCCAACGGTGGCCATTTTGCCGCTAAGCAACGTCCCGCTGAGGTCGCCGCGGGCTTGCGGGAATTTGTGGGGACCCTAGGCTAG
- a CDS encoding glycoside hydrolase family 172 protein has product MKLSQPDISALRSVQSRSISPENFDGSKGGGGRATEGTGAACAVDLGVGWKVSPSVDIAGHSTFEMANITGAGKVTHIWLTTHRDHWRSLVLRAYWDDATEPAIEVPLGDFFANGWGKFAQVSSAMVASNPHGGFNSYWPMPFAKNARFTIENLVENQATVYYQVSYESYPEAEEVAGLGYFHAQFQRSNPLPDKQTHPILTGIEGSGHYVGTYMAWGVNSPGWWGEGEIKFYLDGDREQPDGAWPTIAGTGTEDYFGGAWNFDVPGQGYTEYNTPYLGMPQVIRPDGLYHSQQRFGLYRWHVMDPIHFQQDLTVDIQALGWRSRHRYNPLHDDIASTAFFYLDRPATNRPEFPSADDLELAGEPMQPLS; this is encoded by the coding sequence ATGAAGCTTTCGCAGCCGGACATCTCAGCACTTCGTTCAGTACAGAGCCGCTCCATCTCTCCGGAGAACTTCGACGGCTCGAAGGGCGGCGGCGGAAGGGCTACCGAAGGCACCGGGGCCGCCTGTGCGGTGGACCTCGGAGTGGGTTGGAAGGTTTCACCCTCGGTGGACATCGCCGGGCACAGCACCTTTGAGATGGCGAATATCACCGGTGCCGGAAAGGTCACCCACATTTGGCTGACCACGCACCGAGATCACTGGCGAAGCCTGGTGCTACGGGCCTATTGGGACGATGCCACGGAACCAGCAATTGAGGTACCACTCGGCGATTTCTTCGCTAACGGTTGGGGAAAGTTCGCTCAAGTATCATCGGCGATGGTCGCTTCAAACCCGCACGGCGGTTTCAATTCCTATTGGCCAATGCCGTTCGCCAAGAATGCCCGGTTCACTATTGAGAACCTGGTGGAGAACCAGGCGACGGTGTACTACCAGGTCAGCTATGAAAGTTATCCCGAGGCCGAAGAAGTTGCTGGCCTGGGATATTTCCACGCCCAATTCCAGCGGTCGAATCCGCTGCCGGATAAGCAGACTCATCCCATCCTGACCGGGATTGAAGGAAGCGGTCACTACGTCGGCACTTATATGGCCTGGGGAGTGAACAGCCCCGGTTGGTGGGGCGAGGGCGAAATCAAGTTCTACCTGGATGGCGATAGGGAGCAGCCGGACGGTGCCTGGCCAACCATTGCTGGCACCGGCACCGAAGATTACTTCGGTGGTGCCTGGAACTTCGACGTGCCCGGCCAGGGTTACACCGAATACAACACCCCGTACCTGGGCATGCCGCAGGTGATCCGGCCAGACGGTCTGTACCACTCACAGCAGCGATTCGGCCTTTATCGATGGCACGTGATGGACCCCATTCACTTCCAGCAGGATCTCACAGTTGATATTCAGGCTTTAGGCTGGCGTTCGCGGCACCGCTATAACCCGCTGCATGACGATATCGCCTCGACCGCCTTCTTCTACCTTGATCGACCAGCGACCAATCGCCCGGAATTCCCCAGCGCCGATGACTTGGAGCTCGCCGGGGAACCCATGCAACCGTTGAGCTGA
- a CDS encoding ABC transporter substrate-binding protein, producing MVAESIARRSLIKGGLSAAALSVGALAAGSALAGCAPSSKSEEPLQFWQFYAPAPQQTGPLVQQSKWFMDAVDSWNKKNSQQVKPVFIPAYTNPANTRLATAFAANAGPDIFLLSPGDFLRYYNGDALLDLAPYMSQDAIDDFYPEALGTRKVGDGIYGLPMEIEPLALIYNQKSFEKAGLSEADVPKNWEQMLDVGEKLSTNSQAGLVLEVVPGYYQNFTFYPWLWQGKGDVVDPATQRPQLAEAPFQNALDLFGQSIKRGISPRTLPANGDLPVAFKAGYAAMWQSGIWQLAAFKQETPDLPYGIAPLPTPKGGEPRTILGGWAWVVNKHGRNPEAAAKFVVETMGSMSEESIKRVSDWCFGAKSDMSPRKSSEKLMAANGAFEESHMKIFKELILPTGRGEPRFPPVVYKTVSNALQAVQLAGASAASQADTAQQALEAYLANYRGAPLL from the coding sequence ATGGTTGCCGAGTCTATTGCTCGCAGAAGCCTGATTAAAGGCGGTCTCTCGGCGGCTGCGCTCTCGGTCGGAGCGCTCGCGGCTGGCAGTGCGCTGGCTGGCTGCGCGCCTTCATCGAAGTCCGAAGAGCCGCTACAGTTCTGGCAGTTCTATGCCCCGGCACCACAGCAAACCGGGCCGCTGGTGCAGCAGAGCAAATGGTTCATGGACGCGGTTGACTCCTGGAACAAGAAGAATAGCCAGCAGGTGAAACCGGTCTTCATTCCGGCCTATACCAATCCCGCTAACACCAGGCTGGCCACCGCTTTTGCGGCCAATGCGGGGCCGGATATCTTCTTGCTCAGCCCGGGCGATTTCCTGCGTTATTACAACGGTGATGCGCTACTGGACCTGGCGCCGTACATGAGCCAGGACGCAATCGACGACTTCTACCCGGAGGCGTTAGGCACCCGAAAAGTCGGCGACGGTATCTACGGACTGCCGATGGAGATCGAGCCACTGGCACTGATCTACAACCAAAAGTCTTTTGAGAAGGCCGGACTCTCCGAAGCCGATGTGCCCAAGAACTGGGAACAAATGCTCGACGTCGGAGAGAAACTGAGTACCAACTCGCAGGCCGGTTTGGTGCTGGAAGTGGTACCCGGCTATTACCAGAACTTCACCTTTTACCCCTGGCTCTGGCAGGGCAAGGGTGATGTGGTGGACCCGGCGACGCAACGGCCGCAACTGGCTGAGGCGCCCTTCCAGAATGCTTTGGACCTCTTCGGTCAAAGTATTAAGCGGGGTATCTCGCCGCGCACACTGCCCGCTAACGGGGACCTTCCGGTGGCCTTCAAAGCTGGCTATGCAGCCATGTGGCAAAGCGGCATCTGGCAGCTTGCCGCTTTCAAACAGGAAACCCCGGACCTGCCCTATGGAATAGCGCCGCTGCCAACCCCGAAGGGCGGCGAACCCCGAACCATCCTGGGCGGTTGGGCCTGGGTGGTCAATAAACACGGCCGGAACCCTGAAGCGGCCGCCAAATTCGTGGTCGAAACCATGGGCAGCATGAGCGAGGAAAGCATAAAACGGGTTTCTGACTGGTGCTTCGGTGCTAAGTCAGACATGTCGCCGCGGAAGTCCTCGGAAAAGCTAATGGCCGCTAATGGCGCCTTCGAAGAATCACATATGAAGATCTTCAAAGAATTGATCCTGCCCACCGGGCGCGGCGAACCGCGGTTCCCGCCCGTGGTTTATAAAACAGTCTCGAACGCTCTTCAGGCGGTGCAACTGGCCGGCGCCTCGGCTGCCTCGCAAGCCGATACCGCTCAACAAGCGCTCGAAGCCTATCTGGCCAACTACCGGGGAGCGCCGCTGCTATGA
- a CDS encoding carbohydrate ABC transporter permease — MTVQLSRTAGRREVETKRVSLSERKQRRAAFWFLLPDSLGLLIFVAVPMLLAIGLGFFSVDGFGHAEFIGFGNYLRMAADPQFWSSTGVTLLYLVIVVPAIFVVGLGLALLVQQRIPFIGVIRSALFVPYVISLVVIAMVWQFMLTDKVGVLNGFLELFGIHGLSFLGDPQLTLGTVVVITVWFQMGYYMIIFLAGLQDIPGELYEAARIDGASAWQRFRFITLPLLRPTSFFVLITSTIAVVTGGFDLVYVLTNGGPSGATSLLIFYIYQQAFLYGELGYAAAIGSLLIVVLMAWSLLMFKLTKGGRFDND; from the coding sequence ATGACGGTACAACTTTCTCGCACCGCCGGGCGTCGCGAAGTTGAAACAAAACGAGTCTCGCTGAGCGAAAGGAAGCAACGCCGGGCAGCGTTCTGGTTCCTGCTACCTGATTCCCTTGGCCTGCTGATTTTCGTAGCGGTGCCGATGCTGCTCGCGATTGGGCTCGGCTTCTTCAGCGTCGACGGTTTCGGTCACGCCGAGTTCATTGGCTTCGGCAATTACCTGCGGATGGCCGCTGACCCGCAATTCTGGTCCAGCACCGGGGTCACCCTGCTCTACCTGGTGATCGTGGTGCCGGCAATATTCGTCGTCGGTCTTGGCCTGGCGCTCCTGGTGCAGCAGCGCATCCCGTTCATCGGCGTGATCCGCAGTGCGCTCTTCGTGCCCTATGTGATCTCCCTGGTGGTGATTGCGATGGTCTGGCAGTTCATGCTCACCGACAAGGTCGGCGTGCTGAACGGCTTCCTGGAACTTTTCGGCATTCACGGACTGTCATTTCTGGGTGATCCACAGTTGACGCTTGGCACCGTGGTGGTGATCACCGTGTGGTTCCAAATGGGGTATTACATGATCATCTTCCTAGCCGGTCTGCAGGATATCCCCGGTGAGCTCTACGAAGCGGCCCGGATCGACGGTGCCAGCGCCTGGCAACGCTTCCGCTTCATCACCCTGCCGTTGCTGCGGCCAACCAGTTTCTTCGTGCTCATCACCTCGACCATCGCGGTGGTGACAGGCGGCTTCGATTTGGTCTACGTGCTGACCAATGGCGGGCCGTCCGGAGCTACCTCGCTACTGATTTTCTACATTTATCAGCAAGCTTTCCTCTACGGGGAGCTTGGCTATGCCGCCGCTATCGGCTCGCTGTTGATCGTGGTGCTCATGGCCTGGTCGCTGCTGATGTTCAAACTGACCAAAGGTGGCCGCTTTGACAATGACTGA
- a CDS encoding carbohydrate ABC transporter permease — protein MTETTRTARKKLKTARADRRWTPQKTVLFIVGVLLGLLTVFPLLWMVTSSFKPADEVNNLDLLPSHPTLENYSYVFSQVPFARYMINSFLIAAAITVLALFFHSMAAYALARLKFRGRDTIFLMIFSTLLVSAPVILIPTFIVIRTLGLLDSYAGLIIPAIFNAFGIFLLRQFYISLPAELEEAALIDGASYWRIYRSVILPLSRPIMSALAVFFFLANWNAFVLPLTITSNPDLWVVQIGIANFQQQYSSSWNYILAASTVAALPTLLIFFFFQKQIVASIKSAGFK, from the coding sequence ATGACTGAGACAACACGCACCGCCCGAAAGAAACTCAAAACGGCCCGTGCTGACCGGCGCTGGACGCCGCAGAAGACGGTGCTCTTCATTGTTGGCGTGCTGCTGGGCCTGCTGACCGTCTTTCCCCTGCTCTGGATGGTGACCAGCTCCTTCAAACCCGCAGACGAGGTGAATAATCTTGACCTGCTGCCAAGCCACCCGACCTTGGAGAACTACAGTTACGTTTTCTCGCAGGTACCTTTCGCGCGGTACATGATCAATAGCTTCCTGATCGCAGCGGCGATCACGGTGCTTGCCTTGTTTTTTCACTCGATGGCTGCCTATGCGCTCGCTCGATTGAAGTTCCGCGGCCGGGACACCATCTTCCTGATGATCTTCTCCACCCTGCTGGTGAGTGCTCCGGTGATCCTGATCCCCACTTTCATCGTGATCCGCACCCTGGGCTTACTCGACTCCTATGCGGGCCTGATCATCCCGGCGATCTTCAATGCCTTCGGAATTTTCCTGCTCCGTCAGTTCTACATTTCCTTACCAGCCGAATTGGAAGAGGCAGCACTGATTGATGGGGCAAGTTACTGGCGAATCTACCGGAGTGTGATCCTGCCACTATCCCGGCCGATTATGTCCGCCTTGGCGGTGTTCTTCTTCCTGGCCAACTGGAACGCTTTCGTGCTGCCGCTAACCATTACCTCCAATCCCGATCTTTGGGTGGTGCAGATCGGGATTGCCAATTTCCAGCAACAGTACAGTTCGAGCTGGAACTACATTCTGGCTGCCTCAACCGTGGCGGCGCTGCCAACCTTGTTGATTTTCTTCTTCTTCCAGAAACAAATTGTCGCCTCAATTAAGAGCGCTGGCTTCAAATGA